In Rhodoferax sediminis, the sequence AAGACCCTGCCCTGCTGCACTTCACCAGCGGCACCACCGGCACACCGAAGGGCGCGCTGCATGTGCATGGCGCGGTGGTGACGCACTGGGCGACCGGGCGCTACACGCTGGACCTGCACGCCGACGACATTTTCTGGTGCACCGCCGACCCCGGCTGGGTCACCGGCACGTCCTACGGCATCATCGCGCCGCTGCTGCATGGTGTGACCTCCATCGTCGACGAGGCCGAGTTCGACGCCGAGCGCTGGTGGCGCATCCTGCACGAGCAGCAGGTCAGCGTCTGGTACACGGCGCCCACGGCGATACGCATGCTCATGAAGGCCGGGGCGGAGTTGGCCCGCAAGTACAGCTACCCCAGGCTGCGCTTTGTCGCCAGCGTGGGCGAGCCGCTGAACCCGGAAGCCGTCTGGTGGGGCCTGGATGTGCTGGGCAAGCCGATTCACGACAACTGGTGGCAGACCGAGACCGGCGGCATCATGATCGCCAACCTGCCGGCGCTGGACATCAAACCAGGCTCCATGGGCCTGCCCTTGCCGGGCGTCGAGGCCGCCATCGTGCGGCAGCACGCCGATGGCCCGGTCGAGGTGCTGGACCAGCCCGGCCGGGAGGGCGAACTGGCCCTCAAGCGCGGCTGGCCCTCGATGCTGCGCGGCTATCTGAACAACGAGGAGCGCTACCGCAAATGCTTTGCGGGCGACTGGTACCTCACCGGCGACCTGGCGCGGCGCGATGCCGATGGCTACTACTGGTTCGTCGGCCGGCTTGATGACGTGATCAAGTCGGCCGGGCACCTGATCGGCCCGTTCGAGGTGGAAAGCGCGCTCATGGAACATCCGGCAGTGGCCGAGGCCGGCGTCATCGGCAAGCCCGACGCGCTGGTCGGCGAAGTGGTGAAAGCCTTCGTCTCGCTGAAAGAAGGCTTCGAGCCCAGCGAAGCGCTGCGCATGGAACTGCTGGGCCACGCCCGCAAGAAGCTGGGCGCCGCCGTGGCGCCCAAAGAGATCGATTTCCTGGCCACGCTGCCGCGCACGCGCAGCGGCAAGATCATGCGGCGCCTGCTCAAGGCGCGCGAGCTGGGCCTGCCCGAAGGCGACACCTCCACGCTGGAGGCAGGCGCATGACCGCTCCACCCGAATCCGGCCAGCCCCTGTCGCTGCAACTGCTGGCCGACATGCTGCGCATACGCCGCATGGAGGAAAAATGCGCCGAGCTCTACGGCGCCGGCAAGATACGCGGCTTCCTGCACCTCTACATCGGCGAGGAAGCCTGCGCGGCAGGCGCCCTGCGCGCCTTGGCGCCCGAGGACAACATCGTCGCCACCTACCGCGAACACGCCCACGCGCTGCTGCGCGGCGTGCCCCTGCGCGCCATCATGGCCGAGATGTACGGCAAGGCGGCCGGCTGCTGCCGAGGCCGCGGCGGCTCCATGCACCTGTTCGACGCCGCCCGGCGCTTT encodes:
- the acsA gene encoding acetate--CoA ligase, with translation MGRPAIIHKTAADLAVPPHLADYAATCRAFSWDAARRELAGLPGGGLNIAFEAVDRHAQGARADHVAFRFLGSQAQRDISYRELSRLTNRFANVLKTLGVQRGERVFVLTGRIPELYTAVLGSFKNGCVVSPLFSAFGPEPLATRLKLGEGAVLVTTEGLYEHKVAKIRQQLPALRHVLLVGDEGQPTNLPDTHDLARLMAQAPDAFDIVATQAEDPALLHFTSGTTGTPKGALHVHGAVVTHWATGRYTLDLHADDIFWCTADPGWVTGTSYGIIAPLLHGVTSIVDEAEFDAERWWRILHEQQVSVWYTAPTAIRMLMKAGAELARKYSYPRLRFVASVGEPLNPEAVWWGLDVLGKPIHDNWWQTETGGIMIANLPALDIKPGSMGLPLPGVEAAIVRQHADGPVEVLDQPGREGELALKRGWPSMLRGYLNNEERYRKCFAGDWYLTGDLARRDADGYYWFVGRLDDVIKSAGHLIGPFEVESALMEHPAVAEAGVIGKPDALVGEVVKAFVSLKEGFEPSEALRMELLGHARKKLGAAVAPKEIDFLATLPRTRSGKIMRRLLKARELGLPEGDTSTLEAGA